One window of Nitrososphaerota archaeon genomic DNA carries:
- a CDS encoding MFS transporter, giving the protein MWQLGFFFHEMAFGLLSIFLPLYIVSIGGSLLDVGLMASVATLSTIPASFLWGYLCDKTRRYKRYILISFLTSSALLYFFTFTEDIGLLITLYVVMAVFHVAHEPPKNVLIAEFYPREEWEKSFASYEGFTEVGWLIGLVTGVFVSFFGFASTITLLICSGLNLLAFLSSLFLLSDPLLIFERRLVRIKKSIDFAFRGITIASKLFDGFLASEKLAKESLAFFCSGLVFFTFATSTLFTPLPIFFSQNLGLATGMVYTLYVLNSGAGVVGYFLMGKRLRLHEEKMRLQKVILLRSALAFLLAIFATSFQAAFPFALILALMGFAYAVYHVCALSLSMELIPAGMAGLFDAFVGLGSASGAYLGPYIAQTFGFTYAFIAAGSAFILSYASFKASL; this is encoded by the coding sequence ATGTGGCAGCTAGGCTTCTTCTTCCACGAAATGGCTTTTGGGTTGCTTTCAATATTTCTTCCGCTGTACATAGTTAGCATCGGCGGCTCTCTGCTTGATGTAGGGTTGATGGCGTCTGTCGCTACCCTCTCAACCATTCCAGCATCTTTCCTCTGGGGCTACCTTTGTGATAAAACAAGGAGATATAAGCGTTATATTTTAATCTCGTTTCTTACTTCTTCAGCGTTATTATACTTCTTCACGTTTACGGAAGATATAGGTCTGCTCATAACTCTTTATGTGGTTATGGCTGTTTTTCACGTCGCACACGAACCACCTAAAAACGTGTTGATAGCGGAGTTCTATCCGCGTGAAGAATGGGAGAAATCGTTCGCCTCATATGAAGGATTCACTGAAGTAGGCTGGCTTATAGGGCTGGTTACAGGAGTTTTTGTCTCTTTTTTCGGCTTCGCTTCAACAATAACACTGCTGATATGCAGCGGCTTAAACCTTTTAGCGTTCCTCTCGTCCCTCTTTCTGCTTTCCGATCCATTGCTGATCTTTGAACGTAGATTAGTACGCATAAAAAAGAGCATAGACTTCGCTTTCAGGGGCATAACGATAGCCTCAAAACTTTTTGACGGATTCCTAGCTTCTGAAAAACTAGCGAAAGAAAGCCTCGCTTTTTTCTGCAGCGGTCTCGTATTCTTTACATTTGCAACAAGCACGCTCTTTACACCGTTACCGATATTCTTCTCTCAAAACCTGGGTCTAGCCACAGGTATGGTCTACACCCTTTACGTTTTAAACTCAGGTGCAGGAGTAGTAGGTTATTTCTTGATGGGCAAAAGGCTTAGACTACATGAGGAGAAAATGCGCCTGCAAAAAGTCATCCTATTAAGAAGCGCTTTAGCCTTCCTCTTAGCCATATTTGCTACAAGCTTCCAAGCAGCTTTCCCATTTGCTTTGATTTTAGCTTTAATGGGTTTCGCATACGCAGTGTATCACGTCTGCGCCCTCTCTCTATCGATGGAGCTTATCCCGGCTGGGATGGCTGGTCTATTCGACGCATTCGTGGGTTTAGGCAGCGCCTCAGGAGCCTACTTAGGCCCATACATAGCTCAAACCTTTGGCTTCACATATGCATTCATCGCAGCTGGTTCGGCTTTCATTTTGTCTTATGCGTCTTTCAAGGCCTCGCTTTAG
- a CDS encoding CDC48 family AAA ATPase, whose translation MSQTVTLKVLEAYTRDVGRGVARIDYDAMDATDASTGDIIEIKGRRRTVAKCLPLYPSDEGRGIIRIDGLIRNNAGVAIGDTVTIRKIKAVPADKVVVAPLEAIPPIDERYLADALESVPVTKGDNVMIPYFGGRLTFQVISTSPAADAVLITQRTTFVISEKGEALRGVPQVSYEDIGGLKEEIQKVREMIELPLRHPEIFEKLGVEAPKGVLLYGPPGTGKTLLAKAVANESNAHFISISGPEIMSKFYGESEARLREIFKEAKEKAPSIIFIDEIDSIAPKREEVTGEVERRVVSQLLSLMDGLEARGKVIVIAATNRPNAIDPALRRPGRFDREIEIKVPDKKGRLEILQIHTRHMPLAPDVDLEKLASVTHGFVGADLEYLCKEAAMKTLRRVLPSLKLDEEKVPPEVLNNLVVTMEDFENALKDVTPSAMREVYLETPDVRWEDIGGLESVKRELMEAVEWPLKYPELYKKLGYDMPKGILLYGPSGTGKTMLAKAVATESEANFISVRGPELLSKWVGESERGVREVFRRARQAAPCIIFFDEIDAIAPVRGLGGDSMVTERVVSQLLTELDGIQPLSGVVVLAATNRIDMVDPALLRARRFDKLLYVPLPDRAARLQILQIHTRGKPLKDDVDLGKLADLTEGFSGADLAALVNTAVSLVLQEFVSKYKTPEEVQKHADEAVVSYRHFEEAIKKVKASKEGKPVEKVTVPYYR comes from the coding sequence ATGAGCCAAACGGTCACTTTAAAGGTGCTTGAGGCTTACACTAGGGACGTAGGCAGAGGCGTAGCGAGAATCGACTACGACGCAATGGATGCTACGGACGCTTCAACTGGAGACATCATTGAGATCAAGGGTAGGCGAAGAACGGTAGCAAAGTGTTTACCACTCTATCCCTCAGATGAAGGAAGGGGGATCATAAGAATAGACGGTTTGATCAGAAACAATGCTGGTGTAGCTATAGGCGATACGGTTACGATCAGAAAGATAAAGGCTGTGCCAGCCGATAAGGTTGTAGTCGCACCCCTAGAAGCCATACCACCAATAGATGAGAGGTATCTTGCAGACGCTCTAGAGAGCGTACCAGTAACCAAGGGCGATAATGTAATGATCCCCTACTTCGGCGGCAGACTCACCTTCCAAGTCATCAGCACAAGCCCGGCTGCAGACGCTGTGCTCATCACGCAGAGAACCACCTTTGTAATTTCTGAGAAGGGCGAAGCACTTCGCGGCGTCCCACAAGTCTCCTATGAGGACATAGGTGGCTTGAAAGAGGAGATTCAGAAGGTTAGGGAGATGATAGAGCTCCCACTTAGACACCCGGAGATATTTGAGAAGCTGGGTGTTGAGGCGCCTAAAGGTGTACTGCTCTACGGCCCCCCGGGTACGGGTAAGACGCTTCTCGCTAAGGCTGTGGCTAACGAAAGCAACGCTCACTTCATAAGCATAAGCGGCCCCGAGATCATGAGCAAGTTTTACGGCGAATCTGAGGCGAGGTTAAGGGAGATCTTCAAGGAGGCCAAGGAGAAAGCGCCTAGCATAATCTTCATAGACGAAATAGACTCCATCGCACCCAAGCGAGAAGAGGTTACTGGAGAGGTTGAGAGGCGTGTCGTAAGCCAACTCCTATCCTTAATGGATGGGTTGGAGGCAAGAGGCAAGGTCATAGTTATCGCCGCTACAAACAGACCTAACGCAATAGATCCAGCGCTTCGTAGACCAGGCAGATTTGACCGTGAAATAGAGATCAAGGTACCTGACAAGAAGGGTAGGCTTGAGATCCTCCAGATACACACCAGACATATGCCTCTCGCACCAGACGTCGATCTTGAGAAACTAGCCTCAGTAACACACGGGTTTGTGGGCGCCGACTTGGAGTATCTGTGTAAGGAGGCTGCTATGAAGACGCTTAGGAGGGTCCTACCATCTCTAAAGCTTGATGAGGAGAAGGTCCCGCCAGAGGTCCTCAATAACCTAGTAGTTACGATGGAGGACTTCGAGAACGCACTGAAGGATGTTACACCATCAGCCATGAGAGAAGTCTACCTTGAAACACCAGATGTGAGGTGGGAGGATATCGGCGGGCTTGAATCGGTTAAGAGGGAGCTTATGGAGGCCGTAGAGTGGCCTCTCAAGTACCCTGAGTTGTATAAGAAGCTCGGCTACGATATGCCTAAAGGCATACTCCTCTACGGCCCCTCGGGCACAGGTAAGACGATGCTCGCCAAGGCTGTAGCCACCGAGAGTGAGGCGAACTTCATAAGCGTAAGAGGACCTGAGCTGCTCTCTAAGTGGGTTGGAGAGTCTGAGAGGGGTGTCAGAGAAGTCTTCAGAAGGGCTAGGCAGGCTGCGCCTTGCATCATCTTCTTTGATGAGATAGACGCTATAGCACCTGTCAGAGGGCTTGGCGGCGACAGCATGGTTACTGAGCGTGTCGTAAGTCAACTCCTAACTGAGCTGGATGGTATTCAGCCGCTCTCTGGTGTGGTTGTGCTTGCCGCAACAAACAGAATCGACATGGTTGATCCGGCTCTGCTTAGGGCTAGGCGCTTCGATAAGCTGCTGTATGTGCCTCTACCAGACAGGGCGGCTAGACTTCAGATACTACAGATACATACCAGAGGTAAGCCGCTTAAAGACGACGTTGACTTAGGTAAGCTGGCTGACTTGACCGAGGGCTTCAGCGGCGCTGATCTCGCAGCTTTGGTCAACACCGCTGTTTCGCTGGTGCTGCAGGAGTTCGTGAGCAAGTATAAGACGCCTGAAGAGGTTCAGAAGCACGCCGACGAAGCCGTAGTCTCCTACAGACACTTTGAGGAAGCGATAAAGAAGGTCAAGGCATCGAAGGAAGGTAAGCCTGTAGAGAAGGTCACTGTACCTTACTACAGGTAG